The genomic region TACGATTTACAGCAAAGCGATTGAAAAAACCACGCTCAGGTACAAACCCCAACAAAGCAATGCAGAAGCAAGTCACAACCAAGTAAGCCGTCAATGATGCAGCTTGATCTGAGTCTCCATATAGCTTTGGAATCAACAAGAGCAAAACAAGAATCAGCACTCGACCTTTATTAAAGTGCCAAGCCAATAAAATTGCGATACCAGCAAAAATAAGGGGAAGCAATGGTAGCAAGCTGAACCACAAAGGTGGCAGCAAACCGACATACAAACTAGCATAGATGCTAACTAGCAAAATAAAACATGGAACCAACAATGAACTCAGACGTTCAGACATAAAGATAACAAACCCATCGAATCATTCGATTAAATACGACCAATATATTGCCCCGAAAACGATTCAATTTCATTAATAATAACTCTGAACCTAAATTAGAGGAAAAAACAATGGGATTACTTGTAGATGGTCAATGGGTCGATCAGTGGTATGACACCAAAGCAAGCAAAGGAAAGTTTGTTCGCAGCGAGTCAGAGTTCAGAAACTGGATCTACCCAGATAGCGAATACCAATCCAGTGACCCAAGTCATTTCCCCGCACAAGCAGGACGCTACCACCTGTATGTTTCACTTGCCTGCCCATGGGCACACAGAGCGTTGGTTTTTATTAAATTAAAACAATTAGAAGACATCATAAGTATTAGCTGCGTGCATCCAGACATGCTAGAAAATGGCTGGGAATTTAAGCAAGATGATAAATTTAAAGACCCTAATATTGATATTGGAGATCCATTACACCAGTTCAATTTTGCTTATCAGCTGTACACAAAATCCAAGCCAAATTACAGCGGTAGAGTAACCGTCCCCATTTTATGGGACAAAGAGCGCCAAACCATTGTATCTAACGAATCTTCAGAAATTATCCGCATTTTCAATCGTGCATTTAATGAAATGACAGGAAATACGTTAGATTTCTATCCAGAAAACAAAGCCAACGATATTGACCAATTAAATGAGCGCATCTATAACACAGTCAACAACGGCGTCTATAAATGTGGCTTTGCGACGACCCAAGACGCCTACGAAGAAGCACTAATGCCACTTTTTGATACCCTGGATTTTTTAGAAGAAAGATTAACGACTCGTACTTATTTATTAGGAGAGGCACAAACAGAAGCAGACTGGCGTCTTTTTACCACGCTGATTCGTTTTGATGCGGTCTACTTTGGTCATTTTAAGTGTAACCTTAAGCGAATCTTAGACTACCCTCACCTTAATGCTTATTTGAAAAAACTTTACGACGTACCCAACATTTCTGGCACCGTAAACTTACAGCACATCAAGCGACATTATTACTACAGCCACAAAACAATCAACCCAACTCAAGTTGTTCCCGTAGGCCCAGCCAAATTATTTCCTTAAACATCAATTAACTTAAAAAGGAATTAAGGCAAATTCAAGAAGCCTGAGCTAAAGTCTATTAAAGTGAACCGTTTTTAAGGATAATTGGTTCACTTTTTTTATTTACGCCTCCTTAGTTAGCTATTACTTA from Marinomonas rhizomae harbors:
- a CDS encoding glutathione S-transferase family protein — its product is MGLLVDGQWVDQWYDTKASKGKFVRSESEFRNWIYPDSEYQSSDPSHFPAQAGRYHLYVSLACPWAHRALVFIKLKQLEDIISISCVHPDMLENGWEFKQDDKFKDPNIDIGDPLHQFNFAYQLYTKSKPNYSGRVTVPILWDKERQTIVSNESSEIIRIFNRAFNEMTGNTLDFYPENKANDIDQLNERIYNTVNNGVYKCGFATTQDAYEEALMPLFDTLDFLEERLTTRTYLLGEAQTEADWRLFTTLIRFDAVYFGHFKCNLKRILDYPHLNAYLKKLYDVPNISGTVNLQHIKRHYYYSHKTINPTQVVPVGPAKLFP